A part of Streptomyces sp. NBC_01235 genomic DNA contains:
- a CDS encoding mycoredoxin, with amino-acid sequence MLGTVTMYSTTWCGYCQRLKKQLDREGIGYTEINIEQDPASAAFVEKANGGNQTVPTVLFPDGSTLTNPSLAQVKQRIGA; translated from the coding sequence ATGCTGGGCACTGTGACGATGTACAGCACCACGTGGTGCGGCTACTGCCAGCGGCTGAAGAAGCAGCTCGACCGCGAGGGCATCGGATACACCGAGATCAACATCGAGCAGGACCCGGCGTCCGCGGCATTCGTGGAGAAGGCGAATGGCGGAAACCAGACGGTTCCGACCGTGCTGTTCCCCGACGGTTCGACGCTGACGAACCCGTCGCTGGCGCAGGTGAAGCAGAGGATCGGCGCGTAA
- a CDS encoding ATP-dependent DNA helicase UvrD2, with product MTAATHSTLFPRVPDSADAVLEGLDPEQREVATALRGPVCVLAGAGTGKTRAITHRIAYGVRAGILHPSSVLAVTFTNRAAGEMRGRLRQLGAQGVQARTFHSAALRQLQYFWPKAIGGSLPRLVDRKIQLVADAAAICRIRLDRGELRDATAEIEWSKVTQTVPADYALAAAKAGREIPRDPAEIAQLYSAYEDIKRDRGVIDFEDVLLLTVAVLQDRHDIAEQVRAQYQHFVVDEYQDVSPLQQRLLELWLGDRDDLCVVGDASQTIYSFTGATPDHLLDFRTRHPGATVVKLVRDYRSTPQVVHLANGLLSQARGRAADHRLELVSQRGPGPEPGYTEYTDEPAEAEGAARRIRELLDAGVPAAEIAILFRTNAQSETYEQALADLGIPYQLRGAERFFDRPEVRKAGVALRGAARFGGNDTLLEDTVDLPSQVRAVLSGEGWTPQPPAGSGAVRERWESLAALVNLAQDFSAAQPGATLADLVAELDERAGAQHAPTVQGVTLASLHSAKGLEWDVVFLVGVAEGMMPITYARTDEQIEEERRLLYVGVTRARERLHVSWALSRSPGGRPSRRPSRFLDGLRPGSGAVAGRGGTRGAGGIERGFTATAVGAPTVPRRTQRTPARCRVCGRTLTDAGEMKLMRCEDCPSDMDEGLYERLRDWRAVQAQRGGQPAFCVFTDKTLMAIAETVPEEEGELARIPGVGVRKLNRYGADVLAICAGQDVGGEDGSD from the coding sequence GTGACAGCAGCAACGCACTCCACCCTCTTCCCGCGGGTACCGGACTCGGCCGACGCGGTGCTCGAAGGGCTCGACCCCGAGCAGCGCGAGGTGGCGACCGCCCTGCGCGGTCCGGTGTGCGTGCTGGCAGGAGCCGGCACGGGCAAGACGCGGGCCATCACCCACCGCATCGCCTACGGTGTGCGCGCCGGCATCCTGCACCCCTCCAGCGTGCTCGCCGTCACCTTCACCAACCGTGCCGCCGGGGAGATGCGGGGCCGGCTCCGCCAGCTCGGCGCCCAGGGTGTCCAGGCCCGCACCTTCCACTCCGCGGCCCTGCGCCAGCTTCAGTACTTCTGGCCGAAAGCGATCGGTGGCTCCCTGCCCCGGCTCGTCGACCGGAAGATACAGCTCGTCGCCGACGCGGCCGCCATCTGCCGCATCCGTCTCGACCGCGGTGAGCTGCGGGACGCCACCGCGGAGATCGAGTGGTCCAAGGTCACCCAGACCGTCCCCGCCGACTACGCCCTGGCCGCGGCCAAGGCGGGCCGCGAGATCCCCCGGGATCCCGCCGAGATCGCCCAGCTCTACTCCGCCTACGAGGACATCAAGAGGGACCGCGGCGTCATCGACTTCGAAGACGTCCTGCTGCTGACCGTCGCCGTCCTCCAGGACCGCCACGACATCGCCGAGCAGGTCCGCGCCCAGTACCAGCACTTCGTGGTCGACGAGTACCAGGACGTCAGCCCCCTCCAGCAGCGCCTGCTCGAGCTGTGGCTCGGCGACCGGGACGACCTGTGCGTGGTCGGCGACGCCAGCCAGACGATCTACTCCTTCACCGGAGCCACCCCCGACCACCTCCTCGACTTCCGCACACGCCACCCCGGCGCCACGGTCGTCAAGCTGGTCCGCGACTACCGCTCCACCCCCCAGGTCGTCCACCTCGCCAACGGCCTGCTCTCCCAGGCCCGGGGCCGCGCCGCCGACCACCGCCTGGAGCTGGTCTCCCAGCGCGGCCCGGGACCCGAGCCCGGCTACACCGAGTACACCGACGAGCCCGCCGAGGCCGAGGGCGCGGCCCGCCGCATCCGCGAGCTCCTCGACGCCGGTGTCCCGGCGGCCGAGATCGCCATCCTGTTCCGCACCAACGCGCAGTCGGAGACCTACGAGCAGGCCCTGGCCGACCTCGGCATCCCGTACCAGCTGCGCGGCGCCGAGCGCTTCTTCGACCGTCCCGAGGTACGCAAGGCCGGTGTCGCCCTGCGCGGCGCGGCCCGCTTCGGCGGCAACGACACGCTCCTCGAGGACACCGTCGACCTGCCCTCCCAGGTGCGTGCCGTCCTGTCGGGCGAAGGCTGGACGCCACAGCCGCCGGCCGGTTCCGGAGCCGTCAGGGAACGCTGGGAGTCGCTGGCCGCGCTGGTCAACCTCGCCCAGGACTTCTCCGCCGCCCAGCCCGGCGCGACGCTCGCCGACCTGGTAGCCGAGCTCGACGAGCGGGCGGGCGCCCAGCACGCCCCGACGGTCCAGGGCGTCACCCTGGCCTCCCTGCACTCGGCCAAGGGCCTGGAGTGGGACGTCGTGTTCCTGGTCGGCGTCGCCGAGGGCATGATGCCGATCACCTACGCCAGGACCGACGAGCAGATCGAGGAGGAGCGTCGGCTCCTCTACGTCGGAGTCACCCGCGCCCGCGAGCGTCTCCACGTCTCCTGGGCGCTGTCCCGCTCGCCCGGCGGCCGCCCAAGTCGCCGCCCCAGCCGCTTTCTCGACGGCCTGCGTCCCGGTTCGGGCGCCGTCGCCGGTCGCGGGGGCACCAGGGGCGCCGGAGGCATCGAGCGCGGCTTCACGGCTACCGCCGTGGGCGCCCCCACCGTGCCGCGCCGGACCCAGCGCACCCCCGCCCGCTGCCGGGTCTGCGGGCGCACCCTGACCGACGCCGGCGAGATGAAGCTGATGCGCTGTGAGGACTGTCCCTCCGACATGGACGAGGGGCTCTACGAACGGTTGCGGGACTGGCGGGCGGTCCAGGCGCAGCGGGGCGGACAGCCGGCGTTCTGCGTCTTCACCGACAAGACGCTGATGGCGATCGCCGAGACCGTCCCCGAGGAGGAGGGCGAGCTCGCGCGGATCCCGGGGGTCGGAGTGCGCAAGCTCAACCGCTACGGAGCCGACGTCCTGGCCATCTGCGCAGGCCAAGACGTCGGAGGGGAAGACGGGAGCGACTGA